The nucleotide sequence GTCCTGGGCAAAGACCAGACCGCTGCTGCTCACGCCCAGCGTGAAGACCATTGCCACACTGCCTTGCAGCAGGCCACGGCGCGAGATTTCAGGAGATTGCTCCGGGGAAAGGATAGTGCTTTGCATCACTTGGCTCCTTGCAAACGCTGGGATGCCAGCTTCACCGCCGCATGAATGCGCGGATAGGTGCCGCAGCGGCAGATATTGCCGCTCATGGCTTCGTCAATCTGCTTGTCCGATGGCTTGGGCGTAGTCTTGAGCAAGCCCACCGCCGTCATGATCTGCCCGGCCTGACAGTAGCCGCACTGGGCCACGCCCAGTTCCACCCAGGCAGCCTGCACGGCCTTGCCTACGCGGTCGTTTTCCATGCCTTCAATGGTGGTGATGGCCTTGCCCTCCAGGGCCGATATGGGCGTGGTGCAGGAGCGAATGGGCTGGCCATCCATATGCACGGTGCAGGCACCGCACAAAGCCATGCCGCAACCAAACTTGGTGCCGCACATGCCGAGTTCATCGCGCAACACCCATAGCAAAGGCGTTTCCTGCGCCGCATCGGCCGTTCTTGGCTGGCCGTTGATCTTCAGATTCATCGTCATGTGGGGTTTCCTTGATTCGTGGCGGGTGCTTGAGCATACAAACTCCCAGCAGCATCTTGCAACCCAAGGAGACGCATTGCGGGCCAACCCTTAAATTTGGCACAAAAAAAGCTGCCATCGCTTATGGATAAAGCGCTAGCAGCTCTCAAATCAATAGTAATTCAATCGTGACCCAAGGCCACCAGACCATCAACGATGGCCGCGGTGGCCTCCCCGGTGGCCATGACCACCATGACC is from Comamonas fluminis and encodes:
- a CDS encoding (2Fe-2S)-binding protein translates to MTMNLKINGQPRTADAAQETPLLWVLRDELGMCGTKFGCGMALCGACTVHMDGQPIRSCTTPISALEGKAITTIEGMENDRVGKAVQAAWVELGVAQCGYCQAGQIMTAVGLLKTTPKPSDKQIDEAMSGNICRCGTYPRIHAAVKLASQRLQGAK